A region from the Alphaproteobacteria bacterium genome encodes:
- the atpD gene encoding F0F1 ATP synthase subunit beta, whose protein sequence is MSKNKGIITQVISAVVDVQFGEGKVPSILNALETQVGDRRLVLEVSQHLGENSVRCIAMDSTDGLQRGVEVRDLGSPISVPVGRETLGRIINVIGEPIDERGTLTTSMQMAIHQPAPLLENQATDREILVTGIKVIDLLAPYAKGGKVGLFGGAGVGKTVLIMELINNVAKAHGGFSVFAGVGERTREGNDLYHEMMESGVINLEDQSKSKVALVYGQMNEPPGARARVALTGLTLAEYFRDQEGQDVLFFVDNIFRFTQAGSEVSALLGRIPSAVGYQPTLATDMGALQERITSTNKGSITSVQAIYVPADDLTDPAPATSFAHLDATTVLNRQIAELGIYPAVDPLDSTSQMLDPAIIGEEHYKVAREVQRILQTYKSLQDIIAILGMDELSEEDKLIVTRARKIQRFLSQPFHVAEVFTGSPGKLVRIEDTIAGFKGLVEGRYDDLPESAFYMVGTMDEAIEKAKRMAAA, encoded by the coding sequence ATGTCAAAAAACAAAGGCATCATTACGCAGGTGATTTCGGCGGTTGTGGATGTGCAGTTTGGTGAAGGGAAAGTCCCATCGATTTTGAATGCATTGGAAACCCAGGTTGGCGATCGTCGTCTGGTTCTTGAAGTTTCTCAGCATTTGGGTGAAAACTCGGTTCGTTGTATTGCGATGGATTCTACCGATGGTTTGCAGCGTGGCGTAGAAGTGCGTGATTTGGGCAGCCCGATTTCAGTGCCCGTTGGACGTGAAACCTTAGGCCGTATCATCAACGTGATTGGTGAGCCAATCGATGAGCGTGGTACCTTAACCACTTCCATGCAAATGGCAATTCACCAACCTGCTCCGTTACTTGAAAATCAAGCAACCGACCGTGAGATTTTGGTGACTGGTATTAAAGTCATCGACCTATTAGCGCCGTATGCTAAAGGTGGTAAAGTAGGATTGTTCGGTGGAGCCGGTGTAGGTAAAACCGTGTTGATCATGGAATTGATTAACAACGTGGCTAAAGCCCACGGTGGATTTTCGGTATTTGCCGGTGTGGGTGAACGTACCCGTGAAGGTAACGACCTTTATCACGAGATGATGGAATCGGGCGTTATCAATCTGGAAGACCAGAGCAAATCCAAAGTTGCCCTTGTTTACGGACAAATGAATGAACCACCTGGGGCTCGTGCTCGTGTTGCCTTGACCGGTTTGACCCTTGCTGAATATTTCCGTGATCAGGAAGGCCAGGATGTGTTATTCTTCGTGGATAATATCTTCCGATTCACACAAGCAGGATCAGAAGTATCTGCGTTGCTTGGACGTATTCCATCTGCGGTAGGTTACCAGCCAACCCTGGCTACCGACATGGGTGCTCTGCAAGAACGTATTACCTCAACCAATAAAGGTTCGATCACCTCCGTACAGGCTATTTACGTACCTGCGGACGACTTGACCGACCCAGCGCCTGCGACCTCGTTTGCGCACTTGGATGCAACCACGGTATTGAATCGTCAAATCGCCGAGCTTGGTATTTATCCGGCGGTGGATCCACTTGATTCAACCTCACAAATGCTTGATCCGGCTATTATCGGTGAAGAGCACTATAAAGTAGCGCGTGAGGTGCAAAGGATTCTGCAAACCTATAAATCACTCCAGGATATTATTGCGATTTTGGGTATGGACGAATTATCAGAAGAAGATAAATTGATCGTAACCCGTGCGCGTAAAATTCAACGTTTCCTGTCTCAGCCATTCCACGTAGCCGAAGTGTTCACTGGAAGCCCTGGTAAACTGGTGCGTATCGAAGATACGATCGCTGGCTTTAAAGGATTGGTTGAAGGCCGTTATGACGATTTGCCTGAATCGGCATTCTACATGGTAGGAACCATGGATGAAGCGATCGAGAAAGCAAAACGCATGGCTGCTGCTTAA
- a CDS encoding hemagglutinin repeat-containing protein, with translation MPTLLTSLFRRALIYSLTALQLLQPLAAYAQTQTVITPDQSAAANHKPVVAESANHTPVENIAAPSAGGVSHNALTDLQVGPEGLVVNNSGNNGVSNIGGVVLANPNIHSGNEAKIIVNEVTGTNATNQEGYTEIFGKAAEYIVANPNGISCNGCGYINTPKVVMTTGKPGFDAHGNVTSFEVKQGTITIGGEGMDASATDSVEIISRAAQINATIWGGKSLNITAGRNHVDYATGTATPLPADAASEATKPTVAIDASQLGSMYAGKITLKSTEAGVGVNSLGEMVATSGDLGINADGSITYGTAQAANDVHITSQQGSVSQKTGAYAGKSITIQAKGPVDVAGHYVYADGGDVTINSDDNVSLDGTEAGDSFAFLMANHVSVNAGGDVLFSQVTSSSQEQSIALNAAKTIDLDTSTLIADNLTLNAGLTANAIDSVIVAQQDISLAAAGFATSNSTLLAAHDLTMQVSGDWQNNQGVVTSQHQTQIHAGGTLVNNGELSAQDILNIQAGDITNALDGYMAANGDVQLNGASFLNHGQVQTLGTLTITASGDVTLTGSLMSLGQTTLTAHSIVNQGGAVQAGGTLHLSSHAITNSSGLFYSEGDVNADTTILLNDGGEWAALGTTTLDASSSITNQHQGIIRSDGGLVLLSQGEIDNSATLVSSGLLSLGAATLAQSGTLYTLGGILVTISGDTTNSGTIQSEQGVTLHSQTLNNTGSVIASTLLDVSAADLINSQNGLFGSLGDLTVQANTMTNTLGTFYTEGFLALTANELDNTQGTIIASGAAQAGHASQLNIDGTLTNNQGTISIAHDLTMNANSVDNSNGTIVTNGSFIATADSFNNQYGITSVGTHLTAHNVDNRNGLMEAGGTVEIVNDTRFENQGGIVQSYGSNGNGLVWISASEDINNQGGTILAAGGINLAVDNDYTITGDVQSSGTVDITAHHITNSGSLQSQGSVVFHATGAIENQAQASLLSNDTIDLTATGDILNYGEISSANGLNLTTGGVIINGLDALMTTGGSLAFNAGSALINQGRVSSLLDASLTATNIMNNGQISSGGSVTMKANNITNTSLVYASQHLNLLTENQLLNDQGTLAALNGTIAIHNAAGGNVGEVDNLSGTIQSYNGDIAIHADSLVNKRKSLTFDTVTITDPLHTFSLQDDLIGAEMLPDTPENRAYKEAHSDHIVLLYQGDFWSLGLPPYNNTNYMANTMLETVYYDDLGSAGTWVDGYFTSISVPLNTYVGDPASTKDWYVTYVNDLTISDTVGVQMSHIEEAVTSDTGASQIIAGNNLSIHASSILNDASILASGNNMDLAGTTLVNKGYELSKTDRITCTYQLACSVYHPEDGLFFGLNIIDSGSQIDLATGIYKKIPALMTAGGSITGDFSDRIDTISIIENAALTNYYPSPGVTDYHNANPSSASSQTDMNDYIHLPQGQNGLFVVNSSTGALAGIGRLGSDIEGASYHTYDGQFTPRGLAADNENPGFTYEVETNVDYINVDAYLGSEYLLNLIGFNPDHMITLLGDPFYETNLIEQAVMNKLGKRFISSALSNSTEQMQYLMDNAATAMVDLELVPGVALSSEQLASLNTDIIWPVQQVINNKVVWVPTLYLSANTLAGIDPSGSVISSNHAIQLSAGNNINNIGSTISGGSFVGLTSVNGSILNKTNIGNVTVGSNKVGYLGGIGSITSGGSMLLNAGHDIQNVGGILTAQDSLYALAGNDISLESTHIENDYTWNGQKLLGEHDSTVNLSSQTGAGGNMILLADNTISVSGSMVGAQGTLAMQAGGDVNITSAEDYSHNDITYKRYHHDDTSTTQVSSIIQAGGDLAINAINQGSTINVAGSVIGSGGSISLSAVDDITIGSTLNESDDHTKTSAKGFLSSMKSSVDKVNTWQTGSLIAATGDLTITSGSDVNLTASKLTAGHNLGISAGIYKAADGTIYHDDTADITIQGAENTSYLAQMKKQSGLSASVSLTSIGVSYQASKDTLNQYTETILPSELLAGNDLNMMATDDITLQGSHINAGHDINLTAGDDINILSQAYDNDYKETHKTSSIGVTASLSFGAAGALGAVERLADIQATGSYGAVNIMTTGVSSVISIAHSASGLADALSGDHTDFFGPGGGFTSFIPSLNVSLGVSSSSSKFVADGTNYLNSDLIAGHDINTISGGDTTIKGGNILAQNISMDVGDDLNVESSQNVSHSSSSSTSGGASIGVNISVTGITPTASANFSASNGNSDRIWTDHITSIIGTDSVAIHVNGNTDIKGALIAQATPQENGTLLDGGNLLLETGSLTVSDLIDKNISENSGFGIGLSVSGDLVPFSNGSTARSGGNAGNAGNTVNSGSAPQPTDSPNNHSDQVGSSDVHFGGGFISASLNGHETVGYTHPTIGNGDIIIAGQSASDEQLSGVNRDVTTTQQIVIDKDTGGLNAYVTLDPRLFTAEGRDQIIKEIESLPQNAETIYNSGTVATLNHFALDIIPTKTNNGGILGQIVALVEGDLKYISVSILGMTPERAARFNRDKEAVKIVTDSDGKKYLVINGTERYEVETHEYTLEEIKNDPSITESNKVFNNGMLNPLDQALRNGFMQLGAPGDFILAYDPTHGLLPDLLEVGINKFAWTIPNSMDALALDHIILDNNPDADPSSVVFASHSAGGESLYNQLMQAEFGTFSGSTVLFYGTPQNTADLENAATLSGANFGGHQINPGDPIAVIAGGNFTNVDNFVDGLKNVPFLFFSSYSPHSNYYCTNALVCP, from the coding sequence ATGCCAACATTGCTAACGTCTCTTTTTCGAAGAGCGCTGATTTATTCATTGACGGCCTTGCAACTGCTTCAGCCACTGGCTGCATACGCACAAACGCAAACGGTTATCACACCGGATCAAAGCGCTGCCGCTAACCATAAGCCCGTCGTTGCAGAATCGGCCAATCACACGCCGGTTGAAAATATTGCAGCCCCCAGTGCAGGAGGCGTATCACATAATGCCCTTACCGATTTACAAGTTGGCCCAGAAGGACTGGTTGTCAACAACAGCGGCAACAATGGCGTTTCTAACATTGGCGGTGTTGTGCTTGCAAATCCGAATATCCATTCAGGCAACGAAGCTAAGATCATTGTCAATGAGGTCACCGGAACCAACGCCACGAACCAGGAAGGCTACACCGAAATTTTTGGCAAAGCCGCCGAGTATATCGTTGCCAATCCCAATGGCATTAGCTGTAATGGCTGTGGTTACATCAACACTCCTAAAGTGGTGATGACCACGGGTAAGCCTGGGTTTGATGCACATGGCAATGTGACCTCCTTCGAGGTTAAACAAGGCACGATCACCATTGGCGGGGAAGGTATGGATGCCTCTGCTACCGATTCGGTTGAAATCATTTCCCGCGCAGCTCAAATCAACGCCACTATTTGGGGTGGCAAATCATTGAATATTACCGCAGGTCGCAATCATGTTGACTACGCAACAGGCACAGCAACCCCTCTGCCAGCCGACGCAGCCAGCGAGGCAACGAAACCAACGGTTGCCATTGATGCATCACAATTGGGATCGATGTATGCGGGCAAAATTACATTGAAAAGTACCGAAGCCGGTGTTGGCGTTAACAGCTTGGGTGAGATGGTGGCAACCAGTGGTGATCTAGGCATCAATGCCGATGGATCGATTACCTATGGTACTGCGCAGGCAGCCAATGATGTCCACATCACCTCACAACAGGGCAGCGTTTCGCAAAAGACAGGAGCTTATGCTGGAAAATCCATCACCATACAGGCCAAGGGCCCTGTTGATGTTGCCGGTCATTATGTGTATGCCGATGGTGGCGACGTTACCATCAACAGCGATGATAATGTTAGCCTGGATGGCACGGAAGCAGGCGACAGTTTCGCTTTCCTCATGGCCAATCATGTATCTGTGAATGCGGGTGGCGATGTATTGTTTTCACAGGTAACCAGCAGCAGCCAGGAGCAATCGATCGCACTTAACGCTGCCAAGACTATTGACTTAGATACCAGCACCCTCATTGCCGACAATCTCACTCTTAATGCCGGACTGACTGCTAATGCGATTGATAGCGTTATTGTGGCACAGCAGGACATCTCACTTGCTGCCGCTGGCTTTGCCACAAGCAACAGCACCTTGCTTGCTGCCCATGATTTAACCATGCAGGTATCCGGTGATTGGCAAAACAACCAGGGGGTTGTGACCTCACAACATCAAACACAGATTCACGCTGGTGGAACATTGGTTAATAATGGCGAATTATCAGCGCAAGATATCTTGAATATACAGGCTGGCGATATTACCAATGCGTTGGATGGTTATATGGCTGCCAATGGCGATGTGCAACTCAACGGCGCATCCTTTCTCAATCATGGCCAGGTGCAGACACTAGGAACCTTGACCATCACCGCCAGCGGCGATGTCACTCTGACCGGCAGTTTAATGTCACTCGGACAAACCACCTTAACAGCCCATTCGATTGTGAATCAGGGAGGCGCTGTTCAAGCAGGTGGCACGTTACATCTATCGTCACATGCCATCACCAATAGCAGCGGCTTGTTTTACAGTGAAGGCGATGTGAATGCGGATACGACAATCTTGTTGAATGATGGAGGTGAATGGGCGGCTCTTGGCACGACCACGTTGGATGCCTCTTCCAGCATCACGAATCAACATCAAGGCATCATCCGTAGCGATGGCGGCCTTGTGCTCTTATCACAGGGTGAAATAGATAATAGCGCTACGTTGGTTTCCAGTGGATTGCTCTCATTAGGTGCAGCGACGCTTGCACAAAGTGGAACCCTTTATACCTTGGGTGGCATTCTTGTCACTATCAGCGGCGATACCACCAATAGCGGCACGATTCAAAGCGAACAAGGTGTAACTCTCCACAGCCAAACACTAAACAATACTGGCTCGGTGATTGCCAGTACGTTGCTTGATGTCAGCGCAGCAGACCTCATCAATAGCCAAAATGGGTTATTTGGGAGTCTTGGGGATTTAACGGTGCAGGCAAACACGATGACCAATACGCTAGGAACTTTCTATACAGAAGGATTCTTAGCACTAACAGCAAACGAACTAGACAATACGCAAGGAACCATTATTGCCTCAGGTGCAGCTCAGGCAGGACACGCTTCACAATTAAACATTGATGGAACGTTAACTAACAATCAAGGCACCATCAGCATCGCCCATGATCTCACCATGAATGCCAACTCAGTTGATAACAGCAACGGCACTATCGTGACTAACGGGTCATTCATCGCTACCGCTGATTCTTTTAATAATCAATATGGCATCACATCGGTTGGCACTCATCTTACGGCTCACAATGTAGATAACCGCAATGGATTGATGGAAGCTGGCGGCACCGTTGAAATTGTTAATGACACGCGCTTTGAGAATCAAGGTGGGATCGTGCAATCTTACGGTAGCAATGGTAACGGGCTGGTCTGGATTTCGGCAAGCGAGGATATTAATAATCAAGGTGGCACTATTTTGGCTGCCGGTGGTATTAATTTAGCCGTTGATAACGATTATACCATCACTGGCGATGTGCAATCTTCAGGAACAGTCGACATCACCGCCCATCATATTACCAATAGCGGCTCACTACAGTCTCAGGGATCGGTTGTTTTCCATGCAACAGGTGCGATTGAAAATCAAGCCCAAGCTTCGCTTCTATCCAACGATACTATTGACCTAACGGCCACTGGCGACATTCTTAATTACGGTGAAATCAGTAGTGCTAATGGGCTAAACCTCACCACCGGTGGAGTCATTATAAACGGGCTCGATGCGTTGATGACTACGGGTGGATCGCTAGCTTTCAATGCTGGATCTGCCCTCATTAATCAAGGTCGGGTCAGCAGCTTATTGGATGCGTCATTGACGGCCACAAACATTATGAATAATGGCCAAATAAGTTCCGGCGGTTCAGTGACAATGAAAGCTAATAATATCACCAATACAAGCCTTGTCTATGCCAGTCAACATTTAAATCTGTTAACAGAAAATCAGCTATTGAATGATCAAGGAACGCTTGCTGCACTCAATGGCACGATTGCCATTCATAATGCAGCAGGCGGCAATGTAGGAGAAGTGGACAATTTATCTGGAACAATCCAATCTTATAATGGTGATATCGCGATTCATGCCGACTCGCTTGTTAATAAGCGAAAATCATTGACGTTTGATACGGTAACAATCACAGATCCTCTGCACACCTTTTCATTGCAGGATGACCTCATTGGCGCAGAAATGCTTCCAGATACGCCAGAAAACCGAGCCTACAAAGAGGCACATTCCGATCATATCGTGCTTCTTTATCAAGGGGACTTCTGGAGCTTAGGTCTTCCTCCTTATAACAACACAAATTACATGGCAAATACCATGCTTGAAACCGTTTATTATGATGATCTTGGGAGCGCTGGAACATGGGTCGATGGCTATTTTACTTCGATATCTGTACCTTTAAATACTTATGTGGGCGATCCTGCAAGCACCAAAGATTGGTATGTTACGTATGTTAATGACCTCACCATATCCGATACTGTTGGTGTGCAGATGAGCCACATTGAAGAAGCGGTCACGTCTGACACCGGGGCATCACAGATCATTGCCGGCAACAATTTATCTATTCATGCGTCATCTATTTTGAATGATGCCAGCATTCTCGCCAGTGGTAACAATATGGATTTGGCGGGAACCACCTTGGTAAACAAAGGATATGAACTTTCTAAAACAGACCGAATCACTTGCACTTATCAATTGGCCTGTTCGGTGTATCATCCCGAGGATGGACTTTTTTTTGGGCTTAATATTATTGATTCAGGCTCGCAAATCGATTTAGCAACAGGCATTTATAAGAAAATACCAGCACTTATGACTGCAGGTGGCAGCATCACAGGCGATTTTAGCGATAGGATTGACACTATTTCGATCATAGAAAACGCTGCTTTGACCAACTATTATCCATCCCCAGGGGTCACCGACTATCACAACGCCAACCCCTCATCAGCCAGCTCACAAACCGATATGAATGACTACATCCACTTACCGCAGGGGCAAAATGGATTATTTGTCGTCAATAGCAGCACAGGCGCTTTAGCCGGTATCGGCAGGCTTGGGAGCGATATTGAAGGCGCTTCTTACCATACTTATGATGGCCAATTCACACCACGTGGTCTTGCAGCAGATAACGAAAATCCTGGTTTCACCTATGAAGTTGAAACCAATGTTGATTACATTAATGTCGACGCTTATCTGGGATCGGAATATTTGCTTAACCTGATTGGTTTTAATCCAGATCATATGATTACATTGCTTGGCGATCCCTTCTATGAAACCAATTTAATAGAACAGGCCGTCATGAATAAACTTGGCAAACGTTTTATCTCATCAGCCCTTTCTAACAGTACCGAACAAATGCAGTATTTGATGGATAACGCCGCCACGGCGATGGTGGATTTAGAATTAGTTCCTGGGGTAGCGCTCAGCAGCGAACAATTAGCGTCACTGAACACGGACATCATCTGGCCGGTGCAACAAGTCATCAATAACAAGGTTGTCTGGGTGCCCACACTGTATTTAAGTGCCAACACACTGGCTGGCATTGATCCTTCTGGTTCTGTCATCAGCAGCAATCATGCCATTCAATTAAGCGCAGGCAATAACATCAACAATATTGGCAGCACGATCTCTGGTGGTTCTTTCGTTGGACTGACCAGCGTCAATGGCAGCATTCTTAACAAAACCAATATTGGAAATGTCACCGTTGGCAGCAACAAGGTTGGTTATCTTGGGGGTATCGGCAGCATTACCTCTGGTGGTTCAATGTTATTAAATGCAGGACACGACATTCAAAATGTCGGCGGCATTTTAACCGCCCAGGATAGCCTCTATGCCCTAGCCGGTAATGATATAAGCCTGGAATCAACGCACATTGAAAATGATTATACGTGGAACGGTCAAAAATTATTGGGAGAGCACGATAGCACTGTTAACCTTAGCAGCCAAACAGGTGCTGGAGGCAATATGATATTATTAGCCGACAATACTATTTCGGTGTCAGGCTCAATGGTCGGTGCACAAGGTACATTAGCCATGCAGGCAGGGGGTGATGTCAATATCACCTCTGCTGAAGATTATAGCCATAATGATATTACCTATAAGCGTTACCACCACGATGATACCTCAACAACGCAGGTATCTTCCATTATTCAAGCTGGTGGCGATTTAGCCATTAATGCCATTAATCAAGGCAGCACCATCAATGTCGCTGGCAGTGTTATCGGCAGTGGCGGCAGCATTTCATTAAGTGCCGTTGATGACATCACCATTGGCTCGACTCTGAATGAATCTGATGACCACACCAAAACGAGTGCAAAAGGATTTTTAAGCAGCATGAAAAGTTCTGTTGATAAAGTCAACACTTGGCAAACAGGTTCCCTAATAGCTGCAACAGGCGATCTAACCATCACATCTGGAAGCGATGTTAATCTCACGGCCAGTAAACTGACTGCCGGCCATAATTTAGGCATTAGCGCCGGTATCTATAAGGCAGCGGATGGAACCATCTATCACGATGATACAGCAGACATAACCATCCAAGGGGCTGAAAACACCTCCTATTTGGCTCAAATGAAGAAACAGAGTGGACTTTCAGCCAGTGTCAGTTTAACGAGCATTGGCGTCTCTTATCAAGCAAGCAAAGATACATTAAACCAGTATACTGAAACCATATTGCCGTCTGAATTATTAGCCGGTAATGACCTTAACATGATGGCAACCGACGACATTACGCTCCAAGGCAGCCATATAAATGCAGGCCATGATATCAATCTTACGGCGGGTGATGACATCAATATCCTAAGCCAAGCCTATGATAATGATTACAAAGAAACCCATAAAACCAGCAGCATCGGTGTAACGGCATCGCTTTCCTTTGGTGCAGCAGGAGCGCTTGGTGCTGTTGAACGATTGGCCGACATTCAAGCAACAGGAAGTTATGGCGCTGTTAATATCATGACCACCGGCGTTTCATCTGTCATCAGCATTGCCCATTCAGCTTCTGGATTAGCCGATGCACTTTCTGGAGATCATACAGACTTCTTTGGTCCTGGTGGCGGATTTACTTCGTTTATTCCATCACTCAATGTGAGTCTCGGCGTATCAAGCAGTTCATCCAAATTTGTTGCCGACGGCACTAATTATCTCAATAGCGATCTCATTGCCGGCCATGATATTAATACCATAAGCGGCGGCGATACAACGATCAAAGGCGGAAATATCCTGGCACAGAATATTTCCATGGACGTGGGTGATGATTTGAATGTTGAATCAAGCCAGAATGTATCTCATTCCTCCAGCAGCTCCACAAGTGGCGGCGCTAGCATTGGGGTTAACATTAGCGTAACGGGCATAACCCCTACTGCCAGTGCTAATTTTTCTGCCAGCAACGGCAACAGTGACCGGATCTGGACAGATCACATTACCTCAATCATCGGCACTGATAGCGTCGCGATTCACGTCAATGGGAATACTGACATTAAAGGAGCACTGATTGCGCAAGCCACCCCGCAGGAAAATGGAACATTATTAGATGGCGGTAATTTGTTATTAGAAACAGGCTCCCTAACAGTGAGTGATCTCATTGATAAAAATATTTCAGAAAACAGCGGATTTGGTATTGGCTTAAGTGTCTCTGGCGACTTGGTACCTTTTAGTAATGGCAGCACCGCTAGAAGTGGTGGAAACGCTGGAAACGCTGGAAACACAGTGAATTCCGGAAGCGCACCACAGCCGACCGACTCTCCTAACAACCATAGTGATCAAGTTGGCTCATCCGATGTCCATTTTGGTGGCGGTTTTATCTCAGCATCGTTAAATGGCCATGAAACCGTTGGCTATACGCATCCAACCATCGGCAATGGCGACATTATAATTGCCGGACAAAGCGCCAGTGACGAACAATTAAGCGGTGTCAACCGTGATGTCACCACCACGCAGCAGATTGTGATCGACAAAGACACTGGAGGGTTGAATGCCTATGTAACACTTGACCCACGCTTATTCACAGCGGAGGGGAGAGATCAAATCATAAAGGAAATTGAATCTCTTCCCCAAAACGCCGAAACTATCTATAATTCAGGAACGGTCGCAACACTCAACCACTTTGCGTTGGATATTATTCCCACCAAAACAAATAACGGCGGCATTCTTGGTCAAATCGTAGCTTTGGTTGAAGGCGATTTAAAATATATCAGCGTTTCAATTTTGGGAATGACACCTGAACGTGCCGCTCGTTTCAACCGCGATAAAGAGGCAGTTAAAATTGTGACTGACAGTGATGGTAAAAAATATTTGGTTATTAATGGTACCGAGCGCTATGAAGTGGAAACACATGAGTACACGCTAGAAGAAATTAAAAATGATCCAAGCATCACCGAAAGCAATAAAGTCTTTAATAATGGAATGCTGAATCCACTAGATCAGGCACTGCGTAATGGATTTATGCAACTGGGTGCCCCGGGAGATTTTATCTTAGCCTATGATCCAACACATGGCCTCCTTCCCGATTTATTAGAGGTGGGTATTAATAAATTTGCATGGACGATACCAAATTCAATGGATGCTTTGGCATTAGATCACATTATTCTGGATAACAACCCCGATGCGGATCCCAGTTCTGTTGTTTTTGCATCCCACAGTGCCGGAGGCGAGAGCCTCTATAACCAACTCATGCAAGCAGAATTCGGAACCTTTTCGGGTTCAACTGTTCTGTTTTATGGAACGCCTCAAAATACGGCAGACCTTGAGAATGCCGCCACTTTGAGCGGTGCTAATTTCGGTGGCCACCAAATCAATCCGGGCGATCCTATCGCCGTTATCGCAGGAGGTAATTTTACGAATGTGGATAACTTTGTAGATGGACTTAAGAACGTACCGTTCTTATTTTTTAGTTCATACAGCCCGCATTCTAATTATTATTGCACCAACGCGTTGGTGTGCCCTTAA
- a CDS encoding F0F1 ATP synthase subunit gamma — translation MPSLKSLRVRINSVKSTRKITSAMKMVAASKLRRCRDRVEAAFPYANCMSQILENLASAAMTSGTAPPLLSGNGHDKKILIAVISSDRGLCGGFNGSISKATRQLYAELTRQGKDCYFYFIGKKGFESLHRLEEGHIVARMPSPASKVFKYHEAEEIAHDIIQRFEKGEFDRCMLVYNMFKSVIKQEIVTQQLIPAYVYNESRDSAEGVDHVEADYEYEPDAEQVLGSLLPKNIAVQVYRALLESAASEQGARMTAMDNATRNAGEMIKKLSLQYNRSRQAAITKELIEIISGAEAL, via the coding sequence ATGCCAAGTTTAAAAAGCCTTCGGGTTAGAATTAACAGTGTAAAGTCAACGCGTAAGATTACCAGCGCCATGAAAATGGTGGCTGCGTCAAAATTACGCCGTTGCCGTGATCGTGTTGAAGCGGCCTTTCCTTATGCTAACTGCATGAGCCAAATTTTGGAAAACCTAGCTTCAGCGGCGATGACCTCTGGGACTGCGCCACCGTTATTATCGGGTAATGGCCATGATAAAAAGATTTTAATTGCCGTTATCAGTTCCGATCGTGGATTGTGCGGTGGTTTCAATGGTTCCATCAGCAAAGCAACGCGTCAGCTTTATGCCGAGCTTACCCGTCAGGGCAAAGATTGCTATTTCTATTTTATCGGTAAAAAAGGCTTTGAATCGCTGCATCGCTTGGAGGAAGGCCACATTGTGGCACGTATGCCAAGCCCGGCGTCTAAAGTGTTTAAATATCATGAGGCTGAAGAAATTGCGCATGACATTATCCAACGCTTTGAAAAGGGCGAATTTGATCGCTGCATGTTGGTGTATAACATGTTTAAATCGGTGATTAAGCAAGAAATCGTTACGCAGCAATTGATACCGGCTTATGTCTATAATGAATCGCGTGATTCAGCAGAAGGCGTCGATCATGTTGAGGCCGATTATGAATACGAGCCAGATGCTGAACAGGTATTAGGTTCGCTCTTGCCTAAAAATATTGCGGTTCAAGTGTATCGTGCGTTGCTTGAAAGTGCTGCCAGTGAGCAAGGTGCTCGGATGACAGCAATGGATAATGCAACACGAAATGCGGGAGAAATGATCAAAAAATTGTCGTTGCAGTATAATCGTTCGCGTCAGGCTGCTATTACGAAAGAATTGATCGAGATTATTTCTGGTGCGGAAGCATTATAA
- the atpC gene encoding ATP synthase F1 subunit epsilon — MSSIYVELISPEKVVYAMDANSVIVPGTEGEFGVLPGHAPFISTIKPGVVRVETLDGQIEKVFVTAGFAEVHNTKCRLLVDKAEMLQDIDRKEVEKHIQEANEILTYTTDEDGKARAAKELALAQAKIQALDAFGG; from the coding sequence ATGTCTAGTATTTACGTAGAACTTATTTCGCCTGAAAAGGTTGTCTATGCGATGGATGCCAACAGTGTTATCGTTCCTGGCACCGAGGGTGAGTTTGGCGTATTGCCAGGACATGCCCCTTTTATCTCAACCATCAAGCCGGGCGTTGTGCGTGTTGAAACACTCGATGGACAAATCGAAAAAGTGTTTGTAACGGCAGGTTTTGCCGAAGTGCACAACACCAAATGCCGCTTGTTGGTAGACAAAGCAGAAATGCTTCAGGATATTGACCGCAAAGAGGTTGAAAAACACATCCAGGAAGCGAATGAAATTCTGACCTACACCACTGATGAAGATGGTAAGGCAAGGGCAGCAAAAGAACTTGCACTGGCCCAGGCTAAAATCCAGGCGCTAGACGCGTTTGGGGGGTAG